In Cicer arietinum cultivar CDC Frontier isolate Library 1 chromosome 7, Cicar.CDCFrontier_v2.0, whole genome shotgun sequence, a single window of DNA contains:
- the LOC140918776 gene encoding secreted RxLR effector protein 161-like, translating to MHEARKVTTPLGHNYKLSMQDSPMTNEERQRRSTIPYASGVGCIIYGMICSRPYLAYAVNVVSRFMTDPGALHWSALKWIMRYLNGSLTIDLKFKKTHHDKEPIKGYVDSDFAGNMDTRESISSYVFTLYGIAVSVEKIAIEDNPAVAFTKLLSQANFKHCLDIVGFDKE from the exons ATGCACGAGGCAAGAAAAGTTACTACTCCTCTGggacataattataaattgtcTATGCAAGACTCACCTATGACTAATGAGGAAAGACAAAGAAGGAGTACCATTCCTTATGCTAGTGGAGTTGGTTGCATAATATATGGAATGATTTGTAGTAGGCCATATTTGGCTTATGCTGTGAATGTTGTGAGCAGATTTATGACTGATCCTGGAGCACTGCATTGGTCAGCACTCAAGTGGATTATGAGGTACTTAAATGGTTCACTAACAATAGATTTAAAGTTCAAAAAGACTCATCATGACAAGGAACCAATCAAAGGATATGTGGACTCGGATTTTGCTGGAAACATGGACACTAGAGAATCAATTTCTAGTTATGTTTTCACTCTATATGGAATTGCC GTTTCAGTTGAGAAGATTGCAATTGAGGACAACCCAGCTGTTGCTTTCACCAAATTACTTTCACAAGCTAATTTCAAGCATTGCTTGGACATAGTTGGCTTCGACAAAGAGTAA